A genomic window from Caldicellulosiruptor kronotskyensis 2002 includes:
- a CDS encoding radical SAM/SPASM domain-containing protein, whose translation MKAKILEGTTPGGKRTVLAKSLPLDTPFLVQIFPIYACNLRCSYCIYSIPKSQHGYISSKIAMDMDIYKKYIDEIANFPNKLKMLRFAGIGEPLLHKDIAEMVRYAKMKNIAESVDIVTNGLLLNRELSLSLINAGLDRLRISIQGVSKEKYKSLARIDIDFNQFVENLKFFYRNRGSTKVYIKIIDCALENEEEKKFFEIFGDICDFIAIEHLTPAVQEIDYSRLTGKKTLDMTQNGTPLLEANICPQPFYMMQINPDGNVVPCCSFSYPTIVGNATVESILDIWNGLKFKAFRRSMLDGVKNASSVCSKCKTYKYGIYEEDVLDDYAEQLKKLFE comes from the coding sequence TTGAAGGCTAAGATACTCGAAGGAACTACGCCGGGAGGAAAGAGGACAGTTTTAGCAAAATCATTGCCACTTGATACCCCTTTTTTAGTTCAGATATTTCCAATTTATGCTTGTAATCTTAGATGCAGTTATTGTATTTATTCAATTCCGAAGAGTCAACATGGTTATATTTCAAGTAAAATAGCCATGGATATGGATATTTATAAGAAATACATAGATGAAATAGCAAATTTTCCCAATAAATTAAAAATGCTGAGGTTTGCTGGTATAGGAGAGCCATTGCTTCATAAAGATATTGCCGAAATGGTCAGATATGCTAAGATGAAAAATATTGCTGAGAGTGTTGATATAGTTACAAATGGATTGCTGCTTAATCGGGAGTTGTCTTTATCTTTAATAAATGCTGGGCTTGATAGACTAAGAATTTCTATTCAAGGAGTTTCTAAAGAAAAATATAAAAGCTTAGCGCGGATAGATATTGATTTTAATCAGTTTGTAGAAAATCTGAAGTTTTTCTATAGAAATAGAGGCAGTACAAAGGTTTACATCAAAATTATTGATTGTGCATTAGAAAATGAAGAAGAAAAAAAGTTTTTTGAAATTTTTGGTGATATATGTGATTTTATTGCTATTGAACATTTGACTCCTGCAGTGCAAGAAATAGATTATTCAAGGTTAACAGGTAAAAAAACATTAGATATGACCCAAAATGGGACTCCTCTCTTAGAAGCTAATATTTGTCCACAACCTTTTTACATGATGCAAATTAACCCAGATGGTAATGTGGTTCCCTGCTGTTCTTTCTCGTATCCGACTATTGTGGGTAATGCAACAGTAGAATCTATCTTAGATATTTGGAACGGTTTAAAATTTAAAGCATTTAGAAGAAGTATGTTGGATGGAGTTAAAAATGCAAGCAGTGTATGTTCAAAATGTAAAACATATAAATATGGAATTTATGAGGAAGATGTACTTGATGATTATGCAGAACAGTTGAAAAAGTTATTTGAATAG
- the rfbF gene encoding glucose-1-phosphate cytidylyltransferase, which produces MKAVILAGGFGTRLSEETISKPKPMVEIGDKPILWHILNIYSYWGINEFIICLGYKGYIIKEYFVNYHLHNCDITVDIKSGEIYYHNNFNQDWKITLVDTGLNTMTGGRIKRIQKYINNETFMLTYGDAVADININQLYKSHIKSNKIATVTAVRPPGRFGTLIIDNENNVIEFIEKPAGDGTWINGGFFVLEPEIFNYIKDDSTIFEREPLERLAKENQLNAYKHYGFWKAMDTLRDKIELENLWNSGTAPWKLWD; this is translated from the coding sequence ATGAAAGCAGTGATTTTGGCAGGGGGATTTGGAACAAGGCTTAGTGAAGAAACCATAAGTAAACCTAAGCCCATGGTTGAAATAGGCGATAAACCCATTTTATGGCATATACTTAATATATACTCTTATTGGGGAATCAATGAATTTATTATATGTTTAGGTTATAAAGGTTATATAATAAAAGAATACTTTGTAAACTATCATTTACATAATTGTGATATTACAGTTGATATAAAAAGTGGGGAAATTTACTATCACAATAATTTCAATCAAGATTGGAAAATTACATTAGTAGATACAGGACTAAATACTATGACTGGAGGAAGAATCAAAAGAATTCAAAAATATATAAACAATGAGACTTTCATGTTGACCTATGGAGATGCAGTGGCAGATATAAATATCAACCAGCTTTATAAATCACACATAAAATCAAATAAAATAGCTACAGTTACAGCAGTTCGGCCTCCAGGGAGATTTGGAACGTTAATAATTGATAATGAGAACAATGTAATTGAGTTTATTGAAAAACCAGCAGGAGATGGAACGTGGATTAATGGAGGATTCTTTGTTTTAGAACCAGAAATTTTTAATTATATTAAAGATGACTCTACAATTTTTGAAAGAGAACCATTAGAAAGATTGGCAAAGGAAAATCAATTGAATGCATATAAACATTATGGGTTTTGGAAAGCAATGGATACACTAAGAGACAAAATTGAATTAGAAAATTTGTGGAATAGTGGGACTGCTCCATGGAAGTTGTGGGATTAA
- the rfbG gene encoding CDP-glucose 4,6-dehydratase: MNFLNSFSKKKVLITGHTGFKGSWLTMWLLKNGAEVIGYSLKPPTTPSLFEICKLRDKIINIEGDIRDYETLSNVFKQYKPEIVFHLAAQPLVKRSYLEPAYTYETNIMGTINVLEASRLTESVKVIVIVTSDKCYENKEWVYAYRETDSLGGVDPYSSSKACAELIVSAYRASYFKKNKVGVASVRAGNVIGGGDWAEDRLVPDIIRAIMYNKPLQIRNPNATRPWQFVLEPLLGYLKLAYLLQKEPEKYSEAWNFGPFDFKLLKVIDVVKEVKKYWSDLEVRIENENSFHEANVLKLDISKSVEKLNWYPIYDIYTTIKETIEWYKAFYFKEAEDMFEYSLNQIKRYEECAEKYLE; encoded by the coding sequence ATGAACTTTTTAAATAGTTTTTCCAAAAAAAAAGTATTGATAACTGGTCATACTGGGTTTAAAGGTTCTTGGCTCACTATGTGGTTACTAAAAAATGGTGCAGAAGTGATTGGTTATTCGTTAAAGCCTCCAACAACGCCAAGTTTATTTGAAATTTGTAAATTAAGGGACAAGATTATTAATATTGAGGGTGATATAAGAGATTATGAAACTCTTTCTAATGTTTTCAAGCAGTATAAACCAGAGATAGTGTTCCATTTAGCAGCACAACCACTTGTAAAACGATCATATTTGGAGCCTGCTTATACTTATGAAACCAATATCATGGGTACAATTAATGTATTAGAAGCTTCGCGATTAACAGAAAGTGTAAAAGTTATAGTTATAGTAACATCTGATAAGTGTTATGAAAATAAAGAATGGGTTTATGCATACAGAGAAACTGACTCATTGGGGGGAGTGGATCCATATAGTTCAAGCAAGGCATGTGCTGAGTTAATAGTTTCAGCATATCGAGCAAGTTATTTTAAGAAAAATAAAGTAGGTGTCGCTTCAGTAAGAGCAGGCAATGTTATAGGAGGAGGAGACTGGGCTGAAGATAGGCTTGTTCCTGATATCATTAGGGCGATAATGTATAACAAGCCTCTTCAAATAAGGAACCCCAATGCAACAAGACCTTGGCAATTTGTTTTAGAGCCATTGCTTGGATATTTAAAATTAGCTTATCTGTTGCAAAAAGAACCTGAAAAGTATAGTGAAGCGTGGAATTTTGGACCTTTTGATTTTAAGTTGCTCAAGGTTATTGACGTTGTAAAGGAAGTAAAAAAATATTGGAGTGATTTAGAAGTTAGAATTGAAAATGAAAATAGTTTCCATGAAGCAAATGTTTTAAAGTTAGATATTAGTAAGTCAGTGGAGAAATTAAATTGGTATCCCATTTATGATATATATACAACCATTAAAGAAACTATTGAATGGTACAAAGCTTTTTATTTCAAGGAAGCTGAAGATATGTTTGAATATTCTTTAAATCAAATAAAAAGATATGAAGAGTGTGCTGAGAAATATTTGGAGTGA
- a CDS encoding NAD-dependent epimerase/dehydratase family protein, producing MWYGKVFITGITGYIGSNIARYIVNNMKCQVIGIKRETSNMDYVRDIEDKIKLYQFGGSFKEIDKILSTEKPDIIFHLAARFLHNHTPDDIDDLINSNIKFGMYILESMVRNKVKYLINTGTSWLHYNNEEYNPVNLYAATKKAFQDILKFYTEAYNLNVITLDLTDTYGPGDKRKKIINLLKEAYLSGKVLDMSPGKQVMNFVYIDDVVVAYLHAAEIVYKKNFKNECFSVVSNENYTLQEIVGIINEITGDRLKVRWGALPYREKEFFSPWMNYKILPDWQPRVKLKEGLKILFREDVKKY from the coding sequence GTGTGGTATGGGAAAGTTTTTATTACAGGGATAACGGGATATATAGGTTCTAATATAGCAAGGTATATAGTTAATAATATGAAATGCCAAGTTATAGGGATAAAAAGGGAAACAAGCAATATGGATTATGTTAGAGATATAGAAGATAAGATTAAGTTATATCAATTTGGTGGTTCATTTAAAGAAATTGATAAAATTCTATCTACCGAAAAACCAGACATAATTTTTCACTTAGCAGCACGATTTCTTCATAACCATACCCCAGATGATATAGATGACTTGATTAATAGTAATATAAAATTTGGAATGTATATTTTAGAGTCAATGGTAAGGAATAAAGTAAAATATTTGATTAACACAGGAACTTCATGGCTACATTACAATAATGAAGAATATAATCCTGTAAATTTATATGCGGCAACTAAAAAAGCTTTTCAAGATATTTTGAAATTTTATACAGAAGCGTATAATTTAAATGTAATTACATTGGATTTGACTGATACATATGGTCCAGGAGATAAGAGAAAGAAAATTATAAATTTATTAAAAGAAGCATATTTAAGTGGTAAAGTTTTAGACATGTCACCAGGGAAACAGGTAATGAATTTTGTATATATTGATGATGTTGTGGTGGCGTATTTACATGCTGCAGAAATTGTTTATAAAAAAAATTTCAAAAACGAATGCTTCAGTGTTGTATCTAATGAAAATTATACCTTACAAGAAATAGTTGGGATAATAAATGAAATTACAGGAGATAGATTAAAAGTAAGATGGGGGGCTTTACCATATAGAGAAAAGGAGTTTTTTTCTCCTTGGATGAATTACAAAATTTTGCCTGATTGGCAACCAAGAGTAAAGTTAAAAGAGGGGCTGAAAATTCTTTTTAGGGAAGATGTTAAAAAATATTAA
- the rfbC gene encoding dTDP-4-dehydrorhamnose 3,5-epimerase, with translation MFKEVKKSIIPGCFEFIPDIKEDRRGAFVKVYNSDFYSSILLNTSIKESYFTISHKNVIRGLHFQLPPYEVAKIVYCVEGEIMDVVVDLRKGSPTYGKYDIFYLNAQKSNILYIPEGLAHGYCVLSEKAIVIYNVTNVYSKEHDTGIRWDSAGIPWPVDNPILSERDKNLPEFKYFRTPFKYKDLV, from the coding sequence ATGTTTAAAGAGGTAAAGAAGTCGATCATTCCTGGTTGTTTTGAATTTATCCCTGATATTAAGGAAGACCGACGGGGTGCGTTTGTAAAAGTTTATAATAGTGATTTTTATAGTAGCATTTTGCTTAACACAAGTATAAAAGAAAGCTACTTTACTATTTCTCACAAAAATGTAATAAGGGGCTTGCATTTTCAATTACCACCTTATGAAGTAGCTAAAATTGTATATTGTGTTGAGGGAGAGATAATGGATGTTGTTGTAGACTTAAGAAAAGGCTCTCCAACCTATGGTAAGTACGATATTTTTTATCTAAACGCACAAAAATCTAATATTTTATATATTCCTGAGGGATTAGCACATGGTTACTGTGTTTTGAGTGAAAAGGCAATAGTAATTTATAATGTTACAAATGTATATTCAAAAGAACATGATACTGGAATAAGATGGGATAGTGCAGGAATTCCTTGGCCAGTTGATAATCCTATACTTTCAGAAAGGGACAAAAATTTACCAGAGTTTAAATATTTCCGTACTCCTTTTAAGTATAAAGACTTGGTATAA
- a CDS encoding macro domain-containing protein — MKLNYVENISNITFYLGTVFNAGADAVVNKINCMGVMGTGIALEFKLRYPKMYEDYVNRCKKS; from the coding sequence ATGAAACTTAATTATGTGGAAAATATTTCCAATATTACATTTTATCTTGGCACTGTGTTCAATGCAGGTGCTGATGCCGTAGTCAATAAAATAAATTGCATGGGAGTTATGGGAACAGGCATAGCTTTGGAATTTAAGCTCAGATATCCCAAGATGTATGAAGATTATGTGAATAGATGCAAAAAAAGTTAG
- a CDS encoding macro domain-containing protein, which produces MFIANDGTKIINFPTKHHWKYPSKLVWIKKRLEYFVQHYKEWNIKSIAFPKLGTNAGKLPWSQVKAVMVEYLKKVDISVYICLDELEEAEGIEREMIRILNEEGDRFLAEIKLRRDLRDAILKQMPIKRLKLLQSEKKISNKTYEKLFIELYNRAKKSQSNHYENLSFFDR; this is translated from the coding sequence TTGTTTATAGCCAATGATGGGACAAAAATTATCAATTTTCCAACAAAACATCATTGGAAATATCCTTCTAAGCTTGTATGGATCAAGAAAAGGCTTGAGTATTTTGTTCAGCATTACAAAGAGTGGAATATAAAATCTATAGCATTTCCCAAACTGGGAACAAATGCAGGGAAGTTGCCTTGGTCGCAAGTCAAAGCAGTTATGGTTGAATACCTCAAAAAGGTCGATATTTCTGTTTATATTTGTCTTGACGAATTGGAAGAAGCTGAAGGTATTGAGAGAGAGATGATAAGAATATTAAATGAAGAGGGCGATAGGTTTTTAGCTGAAATAAAATTGAGGCGCGACCTTCGAGATGCTATTTTAAAACAAATGCCAATAAAGAGATTAAAACTTTTACAAAGTGAAAAGAAAATAAGTAATAAAACATATGAAAAATTATTTATTGAGCTTTATAACAGAGCAAAAAAATCACAGTCTAATCACTATGAGAATTTATCATTTTTTGATAGATAG
- a CDS encoding type II restriction endonuclease has protein sequence MKLEEIIDKAKSVIPEPKSLRAQLFEDCRKKFEEKKDFEYLLRFIDERGLEIFRKYEQKAFLLALQLFFENKFKDKQETEKVLEKWKNIIQTKGTTEFIRLLSKELNEAIEIIRLLEKSIGQMRKARAGVQFQESIKFLLSLYGIKSEIPTNNEDKQRLGYIDIVVPSVAEAFTKPDKCFFITCKRTLRERWRQEVPQATVNQRFYFVTLDLDVTLNKICEFQEKKLIIYLPTESYNKIVEESKDGKKPINVSYIRPLGELVTDLKN, from the coding sequence ATGAAACTTGAAGAAATAATTGATAAAGCAAAAAGTGTAATTCCCGAACCAAAGAGTTTAAGAGCACAACTATTTGAGGACTGTAGAAAAAAGTTTGAAGAGAAAAAAGATTTTGAGTATTTGTTGCGCTTTATTGATGAACGCGGACTTGAAATATTTAGGAAGTATGAACAGAAGGCTTTTTTATTAGCTTTGCAATTGTTCTTTGAAAATAAGTTTAAAGATAAACAAGAAACAGAAAAAGTATTGGAAAAGTGGAAAAATATTATTCAAACAAAAGGAACAACCGAATTTATTAGATTACTGTCTAAAGAACTTAATGAAGCAATTGAAATTATAAGATTATTAGAAAAAAGTATTGGACAGATGAGAAAAGCAAGAGCTGGTGTGCAGTTTCAAGAAAGTATTAAATTTTTGCTTAGTTTGTATGGGATCAAATCGGAAATTCCAACAAATAATGAAGATAAACAAAGACTTGGTTATATTGATATTGTTGTTCCTTCTGTGGCTGAAGCTTTTACAAAACCTGACAAATGTTTTTTTATAACTTGTAAAAGAACTTTACGAGAACGTTGGCGTCAAGAAGTACCACAAGCAACAGTTAATCAAAGATTTTATTTTGTTACATTGGATTTAGACGTTACACTTAATAAAATATGTGAATTTCAAGAAAAGAAATTAATTATTTATCTTCCAACAGAAAGTTATAATAAAATAGTTGAGGAAAGCAAAGATGGTAAAAAACCTATCAATGTGAGTTATATAAGACCCTTAGGTGAATTAGTAACTGATTTAAAAAATTAA
- a CDS encoding DNA methyltransferase: protein MENLKFDLFLSNVDIDFKDYKIKESIHGIHSYPAMMPAPLAEFLIQSFTRRNDIVLDPFCGSGTVLYEALKNGRNAIGVDINPLAILISNVKINIGKIELSKLEKFFIEIFKAYQQLEGKEFELPKFKNIDFWFKKEVQINLQRLKTAIEVVDQDIYKLFFKLVFAKTVRNVSNTRNSEFKLYRLEEEKLKQHNPDVWKTFERDFKVTEEKLLYREITNNSNYVKIFHKNILDLDEVENETVDLILTSPPYGDARTTVAYGQFSRLSLQWLNLWEYDVDKESLGGKKKIGEFDPILFQLPVLNSVFNKILQLDSKRAEEVLRFFHDYFYSIKKLAKLVRKKGYAVYVVANRKVRGIEIPTDEITKEMFEFFGFVWVDTLERNIINKRMPLKNSPSNIQGQKDNTMLKEKVVILRKI from the coding sequence ATGGAAAATTTGAAATTTGATTTATTTTTAAGTAATGTAGATATCGATTTTAAAGATTACAAGATAAAAGAGTCAATTCATGGTATTCATTCTTATCCAGCAATGATGCCAGCTCCATTAGCAGAATTTTTGATTCAAAGCTTTACAAGGAGAAATGATATAGTTCTTGATCCTTTTTGTGGGTCTGGAACTGTACTTTATGAAGCTTTAAAAAATGGGCGAAATGCTATTGGCGTTGATATAAATCCTTTGGCGATATTAATTAGCAATGTTAAGATTAACATAGGGAAAATTGAGTTATCTAAATTAGAAAAATTCTTTATAGAAATCTTTAAAGCTTACCAGCAACTTGAAGGTAAAGAGTTTGAGTTACCTAAATTTAAAAATATTGATTTTTGGTTTAAAAAAGAAGTTCAGATAAACTTACAAAGATTAAAAACAGCTATTGAAGTAGTAGATCAAGATATATATAAACTTTTCTTTAAACTTGTATTCGCTAAAACAGTAAGAAATGTAAGTAATACTCGTAATTCAGAATTTAAATTATACAGACTCGAAGAAGAAAAATTGAAACAACATAATCCTGATGTTTGGAAAACTTTTGAACGAGACTTTAAAGTAACAGAGGAAAAACTTTTGTACAGAGAAATTACTAATAATTCTAATTATGTAAAAATATTTCACAAAAATATTTTAGATTTGGATGAAGTAGAAAATGAAACAGTCGACTTAATATTGACCTCTCCGCCTTATGGAGATGCTAGGACAACAGTTGCTTATGGTCAATTTTCAAGACTCTCTTTGCAGTGGCTTAATTTATGGGAGTATGATGTTGATAAAGAAAGTTTAGGTGGAAAGAAAAAAATTGGAGAATTTGATCCGATTTTATTCCAATTACCTGTTTTAAATTCTGTTTTCAATAAAATTTTACAATTGGATAGTAAAAGAGCCGAAGAAGTTCTAAGATTTTTTCATGATTATTTTTATTCAATCAAGAAGTTAGCTAAGTTAGTTAGAAAAAAAGGATATGCAGTCTATGTAGTTGCGAATAGAAAAGTTCGAGGTATAGAAATTCCTACAGATGAAATTACTAAAGAAATGTTTGAATTTTTTGGATTTGTTTGGGTTGATACATTGGAACGTAATATTATTAACAAACGAATGCCCTTAAAAAATAGTCCATCTAATATTCAAGGGCAAAAAGACAATACTATGCTAAAAGAAAAAGTAGTTATACTTAGAAAAATATAG